A single genomic interval of Bradyrhizobium japonicum USDA 6 harbors:
- a CDS encoding cupin domain-containing protein, giving the protein MNRLAMGLSIAAAFAAGCGANQLLRPALAAENVTAQIIHTGEMEGDALGPANNVGYRSKMFASADGATISIQVGNVPKHMHPNTNEIQYILDGTGTIWLGDKEVTVKPGDLVIIPKGTPHGGTKPISGQVKAIAIKTPPQAPDDTKLLD; this is encoded by the coding sequence ATGAATCGCCTTGCAATGGGCCTGTCGATCGCCGCCGCCTTTGCCGCCGGATGCGGCGCCAACCAGCTGCTCCGGCCGGCGCTGGCCGCCGAGAACGTCACCGCGCAGATCATCCACACCGGCGAGATGGAGGGCGACGCACTCGGCCCCGCCAACAATGTCGGCTACCGTTCCAAGATGTTCGCCAGCGCCGACGGCGCCACCATCTCGATCCAGGTCGGCAATGTGCCCAAGCACATGCATCCCAACACCAACGAGATCCAGTACATCCTGGACGGGACCGGGACGATCTGGCTCGGCGACAAGGAGGTGACGGTGAAACCCGGCGACCTCGTCATCATCCCCAAGGGCACCCCGCATGGCGGCACCAAGCCGATCAGCGGTCAGGTCAAGGCCATCGCGATCAAGACGCCTCCGCAGGCGCCCGATGACACCAAGCTGCTGGATTGA